AACAGAGGATCATAATGACTGGATCATCAAATGAATGTAACCCAGGAGATAATGGCATCTATCTTGTTTAcatttactataaaaaaaaccatttgaatgaatacagtgttGTAGCTagcaataattattttttttatatagaaggGCGCTGTACCCTGCCCcagttttgtgtcctaattcattgccgtaaaaataaataatatttatttttaaaataaaaacttgcgTTCCTCTCAAAGCATAAACAGCGTTatcacgggtctgaattcaacaaagaaacgcttgacaatatctcgttttgtcacaggtgtgaaagtccaccaaCGGTACCGTGCcaaaatttcttttctttttttggtggtTACGACTGAAGACGGGCAGCCAGTCAGTCatatcaagcttgattccatgggcagCCATCTTCACACTGtcacagacacaaccacaaataacgcaactaattaagcaaatacccaGTTGAAAGTAGTTTATCAAGATAAACCTTGGTTTagtttcctttaaaatagcttaaaatataaacacttcTGATAAAAATTCCTGAAAGCTGATTTTAATGGATGTTCTACGAAACGCGGCGCTTCTActgataccaaaataaacacaagatatttgtaattttcaccgaTACAATTGGATTCTTATACTATGGCCCAAAGCAAACTAGCAACACTGTATAATTGATGTATGTAGGTATAAATGTgtactttaataaaaacatgactgGCAAATCGATTCATtgataatagtcatttttagaatgttaacaattaaatgcaaagagcaacttgtgcacatgtacatatacatgtccACAGatatcagtttatttatttacttgttttttcttttctttcgttctttcattatttcttcatttatagatttaaatttttattttattttaatttgtggatattattaaaatggtatacaaacaataaaaaacaacacgTAATAGTGAACAGACAGTTTGCAATTAGTAATTATGGCTTAgttcaataataaaaactatataatatatattttatgctttgatacaataattatacctatgaTACCTATGTAATCGTGATTGTAATCATAATTGCTGAACGatgtattcgcaatcgtaattgtaatcgattactttcaattttcttgtaatcgtaatcgtaacattttaaagtaatcgtaatcgtaatcgattacttttgtcaagtcATCGCCCCATCTCTGTTTCAGTATCTATTTTTTGGTGTTCGGACATTTTTGTCTGATCTGGGAATGTGTATAGCTGGAAAATATGAAAGtaataagtatttttaaaataatatgaaaatgtTGTAGATACAGTTAAAATTGTGCACATCAAGCTAACTTTTGTATTTGCTGTTATAGCATTTTCGTTCACATTTACACGTTTAGGTCAATATTCTTgtctgccattttttttttttttttttttttttttttttactttcctcAGGATAAAATCATGTGATGTCAGTAGAGACGTCTGACACGAATGTCGCTTACCTAGAAACCGGCTCAGTTGAACAACTAATAATATTGATTGTAGAAGTTGTATACGATGAGAATCGTGTTGTAAGAGCGCTCTCACTAACaaatggacagtcgtagaagtcgtgagagcagaaagttgaccaactttgtcgtgtcagttggtagtctgatactAGCATTTGttttatgcagacactgatattctaatagaaaatatatctttaaaatgtaatgttaGTCACGAAAAAAGGCTCCGTATGTCGCAAACTgagatagtccctttaaaccGCAATGAGGTTAATATTTCTCAGTTTTATGAGGCAGGGCTCCCATACCACCCATCAAAGTCATCGTACATTCgccatattaattaattaattaattaattaattaatttaatatagtttttttatttattttatttttaggttaACAATGACGGGTCGATAACTTTCCAAGGAGCGGCAACATTCAGTGACACGACGCTGTATTCCTCCGGAACGACGACGGCCGTTTGTGCTTTCTGCGCCGACATCGCCATCAACAACGGCGGCACTGTGTGGTACAGGCAGACGAGCGATGCGACGTTCATGGCCGACCTAGCGCAGACAGCGCGCCAGTTCGAGACGTTCGGACCACTCTACAGTCCGGTGTCTGCTCTAGTGGTAACGTGGGAAGACGTCGCAAATTTCCAGGGGACTCCGGGCAAGGTATTATTATAAGATATTACGGAAGggagaggtggggtgggggttctagttcagttggtagagcgctcgccttcAGGAGGTGCTTTGATTGCaggggatggtggtggtggtgtgtgtggggggtggtggaggtggtggggatgtgtttgtgtgtgtgtgtggggtggtggtggtgtgtgtggggggtggtgggATGGTGGGGATGGTGAAGACTCcagttcagttggtagagcgctgccTTCAAGAGGTGCTTTGATTGCAgttaatggtggtggtggtgtgtgtgagaggtggtgggggtggtggagaCTCcagttcagttggtagagcgctcgccttgAGGAGGTGCTTTGATTGCAGggaatggtggtggtggtgtgtgtgtgggtggtggggtggtggggtggtggggatGGTGGAGACTCCAGTTCATTTGTAAGAGCGCTCGTCTTCAGGAGGTGCTTTGATTGCaggggatggtggtggtggtgtgtgtgtagggggggggttggggtggtggcggtggtggggATGGTGAAAACTCcagttcagttggtagagcgttcgccttCAGGAGGTGCTTTGATTGCAGggaatggtggtggtggtgtgtgtgagtgggggggggggggggcgggggtggtgatggtggtggagACTCCAGTTCAGTTGGCAGAGCGCTCTCCTGAGGTACTTTGGTCACAGGATCTAACctccacgtctggtatatcaaaggtcgtggtatctGCTGTCCTTTCTGTGGAAAAAAGATCtttaaaaagatcccttgctgctaattaccaaatgtttgacatacaacagCCGATGGTGAATATatcattgtgttctagtggaaaaatattagttatttagcGTAAAACGCTAGGAGGGGAGTAGAGAAGAACAGAGGTCGGGAAAAAAAgagacaataattgttttatttaatgatgcataattgctgttatatggcgtcggatatgaAATGGTTTACCAAATAGatcattagagaggaaacccactaatgccactccatgggttactcttatcaaatacattttacactaattaaacgaaaatgcccgaatctggataacaacatttagtcattttagCATTACTGTCAATATATAGgatgcaaatgaatcactactcatttttacatgcattataatggaaatacatggtaaaaggcTTTAAGGCAATTAGTTTTGCCGAATATAtcgtttttgcctgaatttgagggtTTACTTCAGCATTGGGAGGAGGGTTGGTGCAGTTGCCCCCTCTTGCCCCGTCTCGTGCGCTTATGAATTTAGtacactataaatatatatatgttttttaatattatgccgctgttattgttatttttttatcacCATTTTCAAAACATCTGTCGGTGAACACAACAACGACAACATTGTTTGTCAGACAGagcaggtaggtaggtaggtaggcaggcaggcaggcaggcaggcaggcaggtaggtaggtaggtaggtaggtaggtaggtaggtaggtaggtaggtaggcaggtaactagtttaacgtgctcatataccactagactTTCGAACActcccatcccgagtccgaccccCGGATAAGATCGggggcctgactcgggacaggaattTCCTACTCACTgaagataattttgaaattttgatttttaatccaaaaaagAATAAATGGGAAATTAGGGAGTTTACATTTTTTGACTGCGccctaaaaatttaaaaatatttatactacactaaattaacaatttattaaaaaaaaaagaacatggCGCAATTTTTGATGGGCTGatctaaattatttatttattaaaatttatttcattcTACTCAATTAAATTTAGGCCCCAAGTAGGTTAGGAGGAAAGGTTGACCCAAGCCCCAAAGGAAACGTTTTTTAAATGGTTTACAAAGAAATGTCATTCATATTCGGAACATTGGTGTGACCAAATGGGGGCCGGGGTTGGGGCAGGGGAGGTCAGATCTTACTCTAACCATAAGGCCAAACCGCCTATGCCCTATAACCCCCAAAATGCTCCTATCTTCCGACATCCCaatttctggatccgccactgacaaTGGCAACCTCAGATTTTTGTAacagcgggatgtagctcagtggtaaagcgctcccttgaCGTGCGGTcgttttaggatcgatccccgttggtggactcattgggccatttttcgttctagccagtgcaacacgactggtgtatgtgctatcctgtctgttggatggtggatataaaagattcattgctactgatagaaaaatgtagcgagtttcctttctgaATCTCCTCATGTGAAAATTACCAGTAGACGAtgactgataaatcaatgtactctagtgatgtcgttaaacaatacaaaactttaactCCCTCTCGTTACCAGTTGAACACGTTCCAGGCGCTACTAGCCTCTGACAACACGGTGTCGATGGTGTTGCTGTTGTACGACAAAATGACGTGGATCATGGACACCATAGACTATGCAGCACAGTTCCCCGATGAAGACCCAGCTACCCTGCCGCAAATAAGAACTCAGGTATGCTTCATAATGGTGAATATTCATTGaaaatggggcgggacgtagcccactggtaaagcgctcgtttgatgcgcggtcggtttgggatcgatccccgtcagtgggtccattgggctatttctcgttccagccagtgtaccacgactggtatatcaaaggccgtggtttgtgctgtcctgcctgtgaaatggtgcatagaaaggttcccttgatactaatggaaaaatgtagcaggtttcctctgtaagactatatgtcaaaattaccaactgtttgacatccaatagccgatgattaataaatcaatgtgctccagaggtgtcgttaaacaaaacaacctttaacttttCATTGAAGATATACCACTGTGTAGGACCGACACCAGATATTGGTACAGCCGTGGCTGTAATCTTACTACATATCTTGAcatcaaagaaaagaaagaaatgttttatttaacgacgcactcaacacattttatttacggttatatggcgtcagacatatggttacggaccacacagattttgagaggaaacccgatgtcgccactacatgggctactctttccgattagcagcaagggatattttatttgcgcttcccacaggcaggatagcacaaaccatgccctttgttgaaccagttatggatcactggtcggtgcaagtggtttacacctacccattgagccttgcggagcactcactcaggttttggagtcggtatctggattataaatcccatgcctcgactgggatccgaacccagtacctaccagcctgtagaccgatggcctaaccacgacgccaccgaggccggttatctTGGCACCAAGACTGAAGTATGGTAATAAAATAGCTTTTACATAATTATTcttacaattataattaataatagggTAATTATACACCTATATATTAAGACTTTTTATAAACATACGCCAACATTAACATTCatagtaataatttttaatgttcagaaattgtaaataaataactggCATGGCAATTCGCCGCACAGTCGCAATATAAACTTTTAATGAAAGACATGCTTTGTTATAGGTGAGGTGTTCTGCAATGTTAAAGTTATATGAACATGATTAATGTTAAGTAACCCCCAACAGTaagttatttaataaaagacaaaattttgataaaaaaaattaatcttctGCTTGTGCAAAGAGTAGTATGGTTTCCGAAATTTACCCGTATGTatctctatttttattatttttaactttcatggtgacgacagtgaaccatgactggtatatgctatcatgtctgtggaatggtgcatataaaagacctcttgctactagggcctccacgagtcgaAACTATTGCACTCgtgtactcgagggtcaaactcgacccggactcgagtacccgacacttacactagatggtaatgagactaaggaataaagttaaataacattatgcatcttaattccagtgctgaacattgatgccaaatcatgccattgtattgcattccacacattcaactTTGTTTTCTCTCcatctcatagccctataatgtaaccggcagcaaaatattaaacataaaaaaatatataaaaaattataatataatactcttccttgcacggggcgagacgtagcccagtggtaaaacgttcgcttgatgcgcggtcggtctaggatcgatccccgtcggtggacccattgggctatttgtcgttccagccagtgctctataactggtgtaacaaaggccatggtatgtactatcctgtctgtgaggtggtgcatataaaagatcccttgctgctaatcgaaaagagtagcccatgaagtgacgatagcgggtttcctctctcaatatttgtgtggtccttaaccatatgtctgacgccatataaccgtagataaaatgtgttgagtgcgtcgttaaataaaacatttccttccttcctttcatatAACctacttgctactaatcgaaatcTGTAGCAAATTTTCtctctgactatatgtcaaacttgctaaatgtttaacatccaatagccgatgattagtaaatcaatgtgctctagtggtgtcgttgaacaaaataaacggggttttttttcatgatGACTTTCTAACTGGCATGTTGGCGACGCGTGGTATTTTCGTAtcactgttgttgttgttgttgtctgttGTAGGCTGGGTTTCTAAGCGGTGTAAGTAACGAGCTCCACCTCCTGGATGGATCACGGTCAAAGGATTTAATCAACGTCACGCTCTTGTCGAATATCGGAATTCCCGGAAAGTATCTGTTCCGAGTAGATTACAACATAACAGAACCAACACTCGCAAGTACGTTGACCGAGATTTAAtgtgatttattttaataaagaaagaaagaaagaaagaaagaaaaaagaaagaaagaaacaaagaaacaaatcagaaaacaaagaaaccaaaaacaataaataggcaagcaaacaagcaaacaaacatcatattgaattatttcgaAGAATTCgccttattattatttttaaattcaaatgcacttgaaattgtgaaaaaaatggttgATTAAATAGGGCCAAAACCACGAAATTGTGAAAAAAGGGTTGATTAAATAGGGCCAAAACCACGAAATTGTGAAAAAAGGGTTGATTAAATAGGGCCAAAACCACGAAATTGCTATGTTACAAATCAAAATCGTGAGACTGAACCTAAATCAAAATAACCCAAACTGATttcattcagtattttataGACACGCAATTAAGAAAGACTTCAAGATGGATTACATGTTttttctgattaaaattatactCATGGTTTATTTTGCAAAGTTTAACCTACTCTGTTTCTCATTTTGTAAATAACACACCAAGACCGTTTCGCTGGTCAACAAATACAGCCTATGATGTATAATGATAAACCAAGACATGTTACATGATTCTTTCCAAATAGAGACAAAATACAATCTGTTCAAGTAATATCAACGAACTGTGTCGTCAGTTTCAGTTTACTGCAACTGGTCAGGCAAAACCTGTAAGGGTTATCATAAATGGATGTTTCCAAGATAGCTTGATGTATATGATGAGATCTATACTATGCGAGCGCCATAGGCTCGAAGCCAAACTAGGGCTGTCTGGGGGCATGCCACCCTCCCCACGAAACGTTTTTTTGGCAGTCGTGTTGAAATGGTGCAATTAAGTGAGGAATTGTTCTTGTCAAATTACGCCTTATGTAGCAGAAGATTTAAAGAATTTCAAACATCAGTATTAATAATTCATCGATCGGAAACTTCAAACAGCAATCGGTTAATTTTAGAGTtgtacaatataaaaatgtgatcgTCGTtctcaaatgtatatatattatccaAATCCTATCTGCTGGCTACAACTCTTGATGATTTAAATACACTTTAGATAACATTACTACTCACATAGTAATCCCTATATATCGTATCGTAAATAATAACGATGACTTCCATGTATTGCTCTCGgactccgacgccatatatagaggattcggaATCCAAGTAgtttcgccctaaaaccatttcgaactCTGCATTGTTTCGCCCTTAGTCCTATTCACCCAAGGTTGGCTCGCCCTAAATCTCATTCgtaccgagtcgtttcgccccacaaaataaatatatttattatagttttgaagtatttttttcttctgttcattaccaaatattaagTAATGTTCTGTCTTTGGATATTAATGCTTTATCAGTTTACTTTCTGTCAGTTGAAGCTAGGCGAAATCAACATACCAACTCGGCGTTTTAACCTCAGctgggtatgtagtatatttaataagaaaccacagcacatcagtagtatgcagtgtgactgttcataaattaattattaatgtgaatacattgtctgtatattatctaagacctgtacgtatttcatgtatatggcttgagtaaatgatactggaaataaacaaaattataatattatttttatctgtaaatataaacacgcaatATATGACATCTAACaatcaatggatataggacaaatcaatgaataaatgtattttattaacaaaataaaaattagtgcgaatcgaaacatggggcgaaacgactcggttagaggtacgaatcaaccctgttca
The sequence above is drawn from the Gigantopelta aegis isolate Gae_Host chromosome 6, Gae_host_genome, whole genome shotgun sequence genome and encodes:
- the LOC121374236 gene encoding sushi, nidogen and EGF-like domain-containing protein 1, which gives rise to MTTLAWRAKLLTAAVVVVQTQFNFAVVLYPYGSGVSDSTTPKTDAGSSSALTAITGFKYYGTVYNTFYVNNDGSITFQGAATFSDTTLYSSGTTTAVCAFCADIAINNGGTVWYRQTSDATFMADLAQTARQFETFGPLYSPVSALVVTWEDVANFQGTPGKLNTFQALLASDNTVSMVLLLYDKMTWIMDTIDYAAQFPDEDPATLPQIRTQAGFLSGVSNELHLLDGSRSKDLINVTLLSNIGIPGKYLFRVDYNITEPTLATTTTTTTTTTTTAATTTTAATTTTAATTATGETTTASGQTTTISPQQQPVSTLSNGTYIGIGVAVVAILILAIVHVVVIYQMLGKRKQRSSQKGHAHQRSPNGKARIAPADFHY